From the Megalops cyprinoides isolate fMegCyp1 chromosome 21, fMegCyp1.pri, whole genome shotgun sequence genome, one window contains:
- the LOC118796427 gene encoding teashirt homolog 1-like, whose amino-acid sequence MKSPVKSDEEQHAEEEADSAEAIRRRSPSPNPNWSIASYLPEDQLKAARVNDDHLQDDSLSLDGQDAEFLCKEEEDDGKNQLSGPNSPLSTCTNPDAGYGSPCSNASDQQAESKTSSKQDQAHKQVSTAHLSLALKDSLAYRKAIYANLTSDTSWSSIAMDIMKTKQVRANGGSSSSTNTNHHINNSSSNASSITMTNGNSNSSTKDTTTTTTNSNTNTNSSTSSGGGIAYDWHQAALAKTLQHNPYHFLPEPSLFSKVQLYRQNNKLYGPVFTGASKFRCKDCSAAYDTLVGLTVHMNETGHYRDDNKDKEDKKGKKWSKPRKRSLMEMEGKEDAQKVLKCMFCGHSFESLQDLSVHMFKTKHYQKVPLKDPMLALSSKLVPSTKKQAFHDLEYPCSPEPLSSMPSMDLGEIAKDQKVANPYVTANNRYGYQNGASYTWQFEARKSQILKCMECGSSHNTLQQLTAHMMVTGHFLKVTNSASKKGKQVVFDPVVEEKIQSIPLPPTTNRLPISSIQSLPSSPANSHGCEEKREMEEEITEGSEPEKKIKEEKEEPCTKSTTNTSFKYLREEDLEEIHKGEIDILKSLENTVSSAISKAQMDTPSWGGYPSIHAAYQLQGLGKSAQPSIQSIPVQPSFSSSMKTFASEPSSAIHSPGSLLPPPQHKSNISAMEELVKKVTRNISVRKEERTSDKCNPPLPVSHEKRDLHKPDDLNGKLAKNNSTSMETDTVSKRAPKDSQENGTEALQPARSRCNNLHIITDCSPEELFISPLSTLQSIMNTHLGKASKPVRPLLDPLAMLYKISNSMMEKPLCSPTQVNPTNSINRYYYGNGDQPMDLTKSKNVRSKSSSSTSVNNSSSNSNRGNAARPFISSLLDPLSAHLRENALLDISDMVKNLTGRLTLKSSTPSSISENTDADGSTFEDALEEFSPMHKRKGRQSSWNPHHLLILQAQFASSLHETSEGKFIMTDLGPQERVHMCKFTGLSMTTISHWLANVMYQLRRTGGTKFLKNIDSGQPVFLCSDCASQFRTPSAYINHLESHLGFSLKDLSKLSIDLIEERKAISKVIMGKSFNLLGLSEADAGSIFQCKLCNRTFISKHAVKLHLSKTHSKSPEDHLIYISELEKLERV is encoded by the exons GCGCAGCCCCTCACCTAACCCAAACTGGAGTATTgcct cTTACCTTCCTGAGGATCAGCTCAAAGCTGCCCGGGTGAATGATGACCACTTGCAGGATGATAGCCTGTCCTTGGACGGCCAGGATGCAGAGTTCCTGTgcaaggaggaagaggacgatGGGAAGAACCAGCTCAGCGGCCCCAACTCCCCCCTCAGCACATGTACCAACCCAGACGCTGGGTATGGGTCCCCATGCAGCAATGCCAGTGACCAACAGGCTGAGAGTAAGACTTCCTCTAAGCAGGACCAAGCCCACAAGCAGGTCAGCACAGCACATCTCAGCCTGGCCCTGAAGGACAGCCTGGCTTACAGGAAAGCCATCTATGCAAACCTGACTTCAGACACTTCTTGGTCAAGCATTGCCATGGACATCATGAAAACCAAGCAGGTCAGAGCCAatggcggcagcagcagcagcaccaacaCTAACCACCATATCAACAACAGCAGTTCTAATGCTAGCAGCATCACTATGACAAATGGCAATAGCAACAGCAGTACTAAAGATACCACCACTACTACCACAAATTCTAACACTAACACCAACAGCAGTACTAGTAGTGGTGGAGGTATTGCCTATGACTGGCACCAAGCTGCACTGGCAAAAACTCTCCAGCATAACCCTTACCACTTCCTGCCAGAGCCCAGCCTCTTCAGCAAAGTGCAGCTGTACAGGCAGAATAACAAGCTCTATGGCCCTGTGTTCACTGGAGCAAGCAAGTTCCGCTGCAAAGACTGCAGCGCCGCCTATGACACACTGGTGGGTCTGACCGTCCACATGAATGAGACGGGCCACTACAGAGATGATAACAAGGACAAGGAAGACAAAAAGGGTAAGAAGTGGTCCAAGCCCAGGAAGCGTTCCCTGATGGAGATGGAAGGGAAGGAAGATGCGCAGAAAGTGCTGAAGTGCATGTTCTGTGGACACTCCTTTGAATCCTTGCAAGATCTGAGtgttcacatgttcaaaacaaaacattaccaGAAAGTGCCTCTCAAAGACCCAATGCTAGCCCTGTCCTCAAAACTGGTTCCCTCTACCAAAAAGCAAGCATTTCATGACTTGGAGTACCCCTGTTCCCCAGAGCCCCTTAGCAGCATGCCCAGCATGGACCTAGGGGAGATTGCCAAAGACCAGAAAGTGGCTAACCCCTATGTTACGGCCAATAATCGTTATGGCTATCAGAATGGAGCTAGCTACACCTGGCAGTTTGAGGCACGCAAATCCCAGATATTGAAATGCATGGAATGTGGAAGCTCCCATAATACCTTGCAGCAGCTGACAGCCCACATGATGGTCACAGGACATTTTCTCAAAGTCACAAACTCTGCCTCCAAAAAGGGAAAGCAGGTGGTGTTTGACCCTGTGGTAGAAGAAAAGATACAATCCATCCCTCTACCACCTACCACAAACAGGCTGCCCATCTCCAGCATCCAGTCCCTCCCCAGCTCTCCTGCTAACTCCCATGGCtgtgaggaaaagagagagatggaggaggagataACAGAGGGAAGTGAACCTGAGAAAAAGatcaaagaggaaaaagaggagccTTGTACAAAGTCTACAACGAACACGTCTTTTAAATACCTCAGAGAGGAGGACTTGGAAGAGATTCACAAAGGCGAGATTGATATCCTGAAATCCCTGGAGAACACGGTGTCTAGTGCAATCAGCAAAGCCCAGATGGACACACCCTCCTGGGGAGGATATCCCAGCATTCATGCTGCCTATCAGCTGCAGGGCTTAGGGAAATCTGCCCAGCCTTCCATACAGAGCATCCCTGTGCAGCCAAGCTTCAGCAGCAgcatgaaaacatttgcatCTGAACCAAGTTCAGCTATTCACTCACCTGGTagcctcctccctcctccccagcaTAAAAGCAATATCTCAGCCATGGAGGAGCTGGTGAAAAAGGTCACCAGGAACATATctgtgaggaaggaggagaggacttcagacaaatgcaatccacCCTTACCTGTATCCCACGAGAAAAGAGACTTGCACAAGCCTGATGACCTAAATGGCAAGCTGGCAAAGAACAACAGTACCAGCATGGAAACGGACACTGTCAGCAAAAGAGCACCCAAAGACAGCCAAGAGAATGGCACTGAGGCTCTCCAACCAGCACGCAGCAGATGCAACAATCTGCACATCATAACAGACTGTTCACCAGAAGAGCTTTTCATCAGCCCCCTCAGTACATTGCAATCCATAATGAACACTCACTTAGGCAAGGCCTCCAAGCCTGTTAGGCCCCTTTTAGACCCACTGGCAATGTTGTACAAGATCAGCAACAGCATGATGGAGAAGCCCCTATGCAGCCCAACTCAGGTTAATCCAACAAACTCCATCAACAGATATTATTATGGAAATGGTGACCAGCCCATGGACTTGACAAAGTCCAAAAATGTTCGATCCAAAAGCAGCTCCTCCACTTCtgtcaacaacagcagcagcaatagCAATAGAGGAAATGCTGCCAGACCCTTTATCTCCAGTTTGTTGGATCCTCTTTCTGCACACTTGCGAGAGAATGCATTGTTGGACATTTCAGACATGGTGAAGAACCTAACTGGTCGACTGACACTAAAGTCCTCTACACCATCGTCCATCTCTGAGAATACTGACGCAGATGGCAGCACCTTTGAGGATGCCCTGGAAGAGTTCTCTCCCATGCACAAGAGGAAGGGTAGGCAATCCAGCTGGAACCCCCACCACCTGCTCATCCTGCAGGCCCAGTTTGCTTCCAGCCTGCATGAGACCTCTGAGGGAAAGTTCATTATGACTGACCTTGGCCCCCAGGagcgtgtgcacatgtgcaagtTCACTGGTCTTTCCATGACCACCATCTCTCATTGGTTGGCTAACGTCATGTACCAGTTGAGGAGAACAGGCGGGACAAAGTTCCTGAAGAATATAGATTCTGGTCAGCCAGTGTTTTTGTGCAGTGACTGTGCCTCTCAGTTCAGGACTCCCTCAGCTTACATTAACCATTTGGAGTCACACTTGGGCTTTAGCTTAAAGGACCTCTCCAAGCTGTCCATAGACCTTATAGAGGAACGGAAGGCTATTTCCAAAGTTATAATGGGCAAGTCGTTCAACCTGCTGGGACTGAGCGAGGCAGATGCAGGCTCCATCTTCCAGTGCAAGCTATGTAATCGGACCTTCATCAGCAAGCATGCCGTCAAACTGCACCTTAGCAAAACGCACAGCAAGTCACCAGAGGACCATCTAATCTACATCTCAGAGCTAGAAAAACTAGAGAGAGTGTGA